The Thermosynechococcus sp. genome has a segment encoding these proteins:
- a CDS encoding DNA methyltransferase, producing the protein MDPQIKSKQRIADYGEVLTPPHIVSAMLDLVKPETERIDSRFLEPACGTGNFLTEILERKLRVVEKRYGKSQLEYERYAVLAVSSLYGIDILADNVEECRQRLFEAFDAAYTRLFGEKAKAQCREAVHFILRRNIIHGDALSLQTVTDPPQPIVFSEWSLVNGSLLKRRDFAFQELLRSTEETGPSLFDMKQSFRSDIGETVFIPEPVREYPPVHFLKVAHAYDELQP; encoded by the coding sequence ATGGATCCCCAAATAAAATCAAAGCAACGTATAGCGGACTACGGTGAAGTTCTAACGCCGCCGCACATTGTCAGCGCGATGCTCGATTTGGTCAAGCCGGAGACTGAGCGGATTGACTCGCGCTTTCTGGAACCGGCCTGTGGAACCGGCAACTTTCTCACGGAAATTCTGGAACGCAAGTTAAGGGTTGTTGAAAAGCGCTACGGCAAGAGCCAGTTGGAATACGAGCGCTACGCCGTCCTGGCGGTTTCGTCGCTGTATGGGATTGACATTCTGGCCGATAACGTCGAAGAGTGCCGCCAGCGGCTGTTCGAGGCGTTTGATGCGGCGTACACCCGCCTCTTCGGGGAGAAGGCAAAAGCACAGTGCCGCGAGGCGGTGCATTTCATCCTGCGGCGCAACATCATCCATGGCGATGCGCTTTCGTTGCAGACGGTCACGGACCCGCCGCAGCCGATTGTCTTTTCCGAATGGTCGCTGGTCAATGGCAGTCTGCTCAAGCGGCGCGACTTTGCCTTTCAAGAATTGCTGCGGTCTACAGAGGAAACAGGACCTTCGCTGTTTGACATGAAGCAAAGCTTTCGGTCGGATATTGGAGAAACGGTCTTCATTCCGGAACCGGTTAGGGAATACCCGCCGGTGCATTTCCTAAAGGTGGCCCATGCCTACGACGAACTACAACCCTGA
- a CDS encoding Eco57I restriction-modification methylase domain-containing protein gives MPTTNYNPDVLSCLANLSSDEVFTPPPLANQMLDLLPQELWSNPDARFLDPCCKSGVFLREIAKRLDKGLEQHIPDRQARINHIMQHQLFGMAITELTGLISRRSLYCSKTANGKYSVCTAFDTPEGNIRYRRTEHTWKNGRCVFCGANEENYARGAELETHAYEFIHTEHPEEIFKMKFDVIIGNPPYHLSDAGESTGSSPIYDIFVEQAKKLNPRYLIMIIPSRWFAGGKGLDKFRDTMLHDRRLSHLVDYPIASDVFPGVRVIGGVCFFLWERDYNGPCKVTTHMNGLSDSMVRSLDQFDIFVRFNKAIPILEKVMSKGYPSLSEQVSRQKPFGLRTFVKPKEEGNVTLFANKAVGKISRSEIPAGKDIIDKWKVLISMAYGEGGEVREYPRMILGKPIIAEPPSACTETYLVVGTYDTEKEAQNLAAYLRTKFLRFLVGLRKNTQHVTRDRFAFVPLLSMNTAWSDEELYKHFGLTQDEIAFIESMVRPMPVDDEPETTEETDE, from the coding sequence ATGCCTACGACGAACTACAACCCTGATGTGCTCTCCTGCCTGGCGAACCTCTCCAGCGATGAGGTGTTCACGCCGCCGCCACTGGCCAACCAGATGCTCGACCTTTTGCCGCAGGAACTGTGGAGCAACCCCGATGCCCGATTCCTCGACCCCTGCTGCAAATCGGGCGTGTTCCTGCGCGAGATCGCCAAGCGGCTGGACAAGGGACTGGAGCAACACATCCCCGACCGCCAGGCGCGCATTAACCACATCATGCAGCACCAGCTCTTCGGCATGGCCATTACGGAACTGACCGGGCTCATCTCGCGTCGTTCGCTCTACTGCTCCAAGACTGCCAACGGCAAGTATTCGGTCTGCACCGCCTTTGACACACCCGAAGGAAACATCCGCTATCGGCGCACCGAGCACACCTGGAAGAACGGGCGCTGTGTGTTCTGCGGCGCCAACGAGGAAAACTACGCCCGCGGCGCGGAACTGGAAACCCACGCCTATGAGTTTATTCACACCGAACACCCGGAGGAGATTTTCAAGATGAAATTCGATGTCATCATCGGCAATCCGCCGTATCATCTCAGTGACGCAGGTGAAAGCACTGGATCGTCACCTATTTATGACATTTTTGTAGAGCAGGCCAAGAAGCTTAATCCAAGATATTTAATCATGATCATCCCATCGCGCTGGTTTGCTGGGGGTAAAGGTTTAGATAAGTTTCGGGATACAATGCTGCACGATCGTCGCTTATCGCATCTTGTTGATTACCCAATTGCTTCTGATGTGTTTCCAGGTGTTCGCGTGATCGGCGGCGTTTGTTTCTTTCTTTGGGAACGCGACTACAACGGACCATGTAAAGTGACCACACACATGAATGGCCTAAGCGACTCAATGGTTCGTTCACTGGATCAGTTTGACATTTTCGTTCGATTCAATAAAGCGATTCCCATTTTGGAAAAAGTAATGTCAAAAGGATACCCTTCTTTAAGTGAGCAGGTGTCAAGACAAAAACCTTTTGGTCTCAGAACATTTGTTAAACCTAAGGAGGAGGGCAACGTTACTCTTTTTGCCAACAAAGCAGTCGGCAAGATAAGCAGAAGTGAAATTCCTGCTGGCAAGGATATTATAGATAAATGGAAAGTCTTAATATCAATGGCATATGGAGAAGGCGGCGAGGTACGCGAATATCCGCGAATGATACTTGGTAAACCGATTATTGCCGAACCTCCAAGCGCATGCACGGAAACTTACCTCGTTGTCGGTACCTATGACACTGAGAAAGAGGCGCAAAATCTGGCTGCTTATCTTAGAACGAAATTTCTTCGTTTTTTGGTAGGGCTAAGAAAGAACACGCAACATGTAACCAGAGATAGATTTGCTTTCGTGCCGCTTTTATCGATGAACACGGCCTGGTCTGATGAGGAACTCTACAAACATTTTGGCCTGACCCAAGACGAAATCGCCTTTATCGAATCCATGGTGCGCCCGATGCCGGTAGATGACGAACCGGAAACGACGGAGGAAACCGATGAGTAA
- a CDS encoding GIY-YIG nuclease family protein, with protein sequence MSNFFPPRPKVEPNIYAYEDTNPEYAGLLKIGYTTRSVQERVAEQYPTLRPGGKLPYRIVLEEPAIRNDGTGFTDHDVHRMLRINGIRNEGGEWFRCTVEQVRAAINAVRAGQLLEEQRSLNFTMRPEQEAAVAKTMAYFQSYRHENGKPPHFLWNCKMRFGKTFAAYQLAKRMGWKKILVLTFKPAVQSAWEEDLRCHVDFQGWQFIKPGGLTYEQADTNKPIVCFGSFQDYLGRNPKTGGIKAKNEWVHATHWHCVIFDEYHFGAWREKAKDLFEAEDERERKAAEGEAIDYFDEDILPITSDHYLYLSGTPFRAIATGEFIEEQIYNWTYSDEQKAKEEWDDSNGPNPYAALPRMVLMTYQLPDAIREVAMQGEFNEFDLNVFFSAEGVGDQARFKYEDEVQKWLDLIRGAYLPTNLDNLRLGAQKPPLPYADVRLLNVLSHTLWFLPSVAACYAMRNLLAKPHNKFYHDYKVIVAAGAATGIGVNALPPVLEAMGDPLKTKTITLTCGKLTTGVTVRPWTGIFMLRNTSSPETYFQAAFRVQSPWTIQNPDGTSPNEELILKEECYVFDFAPDRALRQIADYSCRLNVNEDDPEKKVEEFIHFLPVLAYDGSSMRQIDAAGVLEMAMSGTTATLLARRWESALLVNVDNDTLRRLMTNEQAMKALMNIEGFRTLNQDIATIINKSETVKKIKKEANDRELSAQEKRELTEQEKEFKSKRKQIQEKLIKLATRIPIFMYLTDHRERTLRDVITQLEPGLFKKVTGLTVKDFELLVSLGVFNSALMNDAVYKFKRYEDPSLVYTGINRHEGEDIGLYDTVLRRSDDRLNQSLA encoded by the coding sequence ATGAGTAACTTCTTCCCCCCGCGCCCCAAGGTCGAGCCGAACATCTACGCCTACGAGGACACCAATCCCGAATACGCGGGCTTGCTCAAGATCGGCTACACCACCAGGAGCGTGCAGGAGCGGGTGGCCGAGCAGTACCCCACCCTGCGGCCGGGCGGCAAGCTGCCGTATCGCATTGTGCTTGAAGAGCCGGCCATCCGCAACGACGGCACAGGCTTCACCGACCACGACGTGCATCGCATGCTGCGCATCAACGGCATCCGCAACGAGGGCGGCGAATGGTTCCGCTGCACGGTGGAGCAGGTCAGGGCGGCGATTAATGCCGTGCGAGCTGGGCAACTCTTGGAAGAGCAGCGCTCCCTCAACTTCACGATGCGGCCGGAGCAGGAGGCGGCGGTGGCAAAGACCATGGCCTACTTCCAAAGCTACCGCCATGAGAACGGCAAGCCGCCGCATTTCCTCTGGAACTGCAAGATGCGCTTCGGCAAGACCTTCGCCGCCTATCAACTGGCCAAACGCATGGGCTGGAAGAAGATTCTGGTGCTCACCTTCAAGCCGGCGGTGCAGAGCGCCTGGGAAGAGGATTTGCGCTGCCACGTGGATTTTCAAGGCTGGCAGTTCATCAAGCCCGGCGGGCTGACCTACGAGCAGGCAGATACAAACAAGCCTATCGTCTGCTTTGGCTCGTTTCAGGACTATCTCGGCCGCAATCCGAAGACGGGCGGCATCAAAGCCAAGAACGAATGGGTGCATGCCACCCACTGGCACTGCGTCATCTTCGATGAATACCACTTCGGCGCCTGGCGCGAGAAAGCCAAAGACCTGTTCGAAGCGGAGGACGAACGGGAACGCAAAGCGGCCGAGGGCGAAGCCATTGATTACTTCGATGAGGATATCCTGCCCATCACATCCGACCACTACCTGTACCTTTCCGGCACGCCGTTCCGGGCCATTGCCACCGGCGAGTTCATCGAAGAGCAAATTTACAACTGGACATATTCTGATGAACAGAAGGCAAAAGAGGAGTGGGACGACAGCAACGGCCCCAACCCCTATGCCGCATTGCCGCGCATGGTGCTGATGACCTATCAACTGCCAGACGCCATCCGCGAAGTGGCGATGCAGGGAGAGTTCAACGAGTTCGATCTGAACGTGTTCTTTTCGGCCGAGGGCGTGGGCGACCAGGCGCGCTTCAAATACGAAGACGAGGTGCAGAAGTGGCTCGATCTCATTCGCGGGGCATACCTGCCTACAAACCTAGATAACCTCCGGCTGGGCGCGCAGAAACCGCCGTTGCCCTACGCGGATGTGCGACTTTTGAATGTGCTCTCGCACACCCTCTGGTTTTTGCCGAGCGTGGCCGCCTGTTACGCCATGCGCAATCTCTTAGCCAAACCACACAACAAGTTCTACCACGATTACAAGGTCATCGTGGCCGCCGGCGCCGCCACGGGCATCGGCGTCAATGCCCTCCCGCCGGTGCTGGAAGCGATGGGCGATCCCCTCAAGACGAAAACCATCACCCTGACCTGCGGCAAACTGACCACCGGCGTCACGGTGCGGCCTTGGACGGGCATCTTCATGCTGCGCAACACATCGAGCCCAGAAACCTACTTCCAGGCCGCCTTCCGCGTGCAGAGTCCATGGACGATTCAGAATCCTGACGGAACCTCACCTAACGAAGAGTTAATTCTCAAAGAAGAGTGCTATGTGTTCGATTTCGCGCCGGATCGCGCCCTGCGGCAGATTGCCGACTACAGTTGCCGCCTGAATGTCAACGAGGACGACCCGGAAAAGAAGGTGGAGGAATTCATCCACTTCTTGCCGGTGCTGGCGTATGACGGGAGTTCGATGCGGCAGATTGACGCCGCCGGCGTGCTGGAAATGGCCATGAGCGGCACCACCGCCACCCTGCTGGCCCGCCGCTGGGAGAGCGCGCTGTTGGTGAACGTGGACAATGACACCTTGCGCCGACTGATGACCAACGAACAGGCGATGAAGGCGCTGATGAACATTGAGGGCTTCCGCACCCTCAATCAGGACATTGCAACCATCATTAACAAGTCTGAGACGGTGAAAAAGATCAAGAAAGAGGCCAACGATAGAGAGCTGTCCGCTCAAGAAAAGCGTGAGCTGACCGAACAGGAGAAGGAATTCAAGAGCAAACGCAAGCAAATTCAGGAAAAGCTCATCAAGCTGGCGACGCGCATCCCCATTTTTATGTATTTGACCGACCATCGGGAACGAACACTGCGCGATGTGATCACGCAGTTGGAGCCGGGATTGTTCAAGAAAGTCACAGGTCTGACGGTGAAAGACTTTGAACTCCTCGTCAGCCTCGGCGTCTTTAACAGCGCGCTGATGAACGATGCGGTGTACAAGTTCAAGCGGTATGAAGACCCAAGTCTGGTGTATACCGGCATCAATCGGCATGAAGGGGAAGATATCGGACTGTATGATACGGTGTTGCGCCGCTCCGATGACCGGCTCAATCAATCTTTGGCCTAG
- a CDS encoding TatD family hydrolase gives MLVDTHVHLNFPEYAADLEAVAQRWRSAGVVRLVHACVEPQEFPAIQRLSAQFPEVFMAVGLHPLDTQQWQPELKEKIASLASSEPKVVAIGETGLDFYKATNREQQEAAFWAQLEVAQALNLPVIIHCREAAAAARELLQQFGRDRGPVQGVMHCWGGTPEETEWFLDLGLFISFSGTVTFKNAKQIHASAQMVPSDRLLIETDCPFLAPVPKRGEKRNEPSYVRFVAEAVARLRHCDLSELEWQTTRNACHLFRLPLPPADPMATFS, from the coding sequence ATGCTGGTGGATACGCACGTCCATCTCAATTTTCCTGAGTATGCCGCCGATCTAGAGGCCGTGGCCCAGCGCTGGCGATCGGCGGGGGTGGTGCGCTTGGTGCATGCTTGTGTCGAACCGCAGGAATTTCCAGCCATCCAGCGCCTGAGTGCCCAGTTTCCAGAAGTGTTTATGGCCGTGGGTCTCCATCCCTTGGATACTCAGCAGTGGCAGCCTGAACTCAAGGAGAAAATTGCCAGCCTTGCCAGCAGTGAACCCAAGGTGGTGGCCATTGGTGAAACCGGCCTAGACTTTTACAAAGCCACGAACCGCGAGCAACAGGAGGCCGCCTTTTGGGCACAGTTAGAGGTGGCCCAGGCCTTGAACTTACCGGTGATCATCCACTGTCGGGAAGCGGCAGCGGCGGCACGGGAGCTGTTGCAGCAATTTGGGCGCGATCGCGGGCCGGTGCAAGGGGTCATGCACTGCTGGGGCGGAACTCCCGAAGAAACTGAATGGTTTCTCGATCTGGGGCTTTTTATTAGCTTTAGCGGCACGGTCACGTTTAAGAACGCCAAACAAATTCACGCTTCAGCCCAAATGGTCCCCAGCGATCGCCTGCTCATTGAAACCGATTGTCCTTTTTTGGCCCCGGTGCCCAAGCGGGGTGAAAAGCGCAACGAACCCAGCTATGTGCGCTTTGTGGCCGAAGCCGTTGCTCGCTTGCGCCACTGTGACCTTTCAGAGCTAGAATGGCAGACAACCCGCAATGCCTGTCATCTCTTTCGGCTACCGCTGCCCCCAGCGGACCCTATGGCCACCTTTTCCTAG
- the rpsT gene encoding 30S ribosomal protein S20, with translation MANIKSAAKRAQIAERNRLRNKAYRSAVRTLIKNYLNAISEYSADPTPEKLAAVHQRLNLAFSKIDKAVKRGVLHRNTGARRKARLTRILNKTLQPAA, from the coding sequence GTGGCCAATATCAAATCTGCCGCTAAACGTGCCCAAATTGCTGAGCGCAACCGTCTGCGCAACAAGGCCTACCGCTCGGCAGTGCGGACATTAATTAAAAATTACTTGAATGCCATTAGTGAGTACAGCGCTGACCCCACGCCGGAAAAGCTGGCGGCAGTCCACCAGCGGCTTAACTTAGCCTTTAGCAAAATTGACAAAGCCGTTAAGCGCGGCGTTCTCCATCGCAATACCGGGGCCCGGCGCAAGGCGCGCTTGACACGCATCCTCAACAAAACACTGCAACCTGCCGCCTAA
- the larB gene encoding nickel pincer cofactor biosynthesis protein LarB, whose amino-acid sequence MPDSLRQILAAVAQGQLSVDTAYRRLQYLAYEPVGDFARIDHQRQQRTGFPEVIWGPGKTPEQIAEILERMRPHYPCVMATRIAPEVFEVLRSRLGGLYYFERARICSTAPILPPQFPLQVGLVCAGTADLPVAEEAAITLQLCGFGVERFWDVGVAGIHRLLSVRDRLEAMALLIVVAGMEGALPSVVAGLVSVPVIAVPTSIGYGANFAGLAPLLSMLNSCAPGIGVVNIDNGFGAAMLAAKILRSLSQRL is encoded by the coding sequence ATGCCCGATTCACTGCGGCAGATTTTGGCGGCGGTTGCCCAAGGGCAACTCAGTGTGGACACTGCCTATCGCCGACTCCAATATCTTGCCTACGAACCCGTTGGCGATTTTGCCCGCATTGATCACCAGCGGCAGCAGCGCACTGGTTTCCCAGAAGTGATTTGGGGGCCTGGTAAAACGCCCGAGCAAATTGCCGAGATTCTGGAGCGGATGCGTCCCCACTATCCCTGTGTGATGGCGACGCGCATTGCTCCGGAGGTGTTTGAGGTCCTGCGATCGCGCCTAGGGGGCCTGTACTATTTTGAAAGAGCGCGCATTTGCAGTACAGCGCCCATTTTGCCGCCGCAGTTTCCCCTTCAGGTGGGCTTGGTCTGTGCCGGTACGGCGGATCTACCTGTGGCCGAAGAGGCGGCAATTACCCTGCAACTGTGCGGTTTTGGGGTGGAGCGCTTCTGGGATGTGGGGGTGGCAGGAATTCATCGGCTGTTGAGTGTGCGCGATCGCCTGGAGGCGATGGCCCTGCTCATTGTTGTTGCCGGTATGGAGGGGGCGCTTCCCAGTGTCGTGGCGGGGCTGGTCTCGGTACCGGTGATTGCGGTGCCCACCAGTATTGGCTATGGCGCCAACTTTGCTGGCCTGGCCCCCCTGCTGAGCATGCTCAACTCCTGCGCCCCCGGCATTGGCGTGGTCAATATAGACAATGGCTTTGGGGCGGCTATGCTGGCGGCCAAGATCTTGCGCTCCCTCAGCCAACGGTTATAA
- a CDS encoding site-2 protease family protein: protein MVITVGLLAGAIALLAWGLYRNLPYGKLGIVAWLQTLVLMLPWLVVFGSLSFGIGLNFAAVLFGLVFSIVAYVVLGRWLRSLAATTDLPLPSAVSGRSELGPATGEAATPTAPTEKPTLPAEDLQAIQSIFSVDTYFATDYLPYKGGVICPGNLRGEAKAVHQQLTERLQAALPDRYRLFMVPNGEGKPMVVILPIATEPIRSGNLQKLAAVFLAVATLGTCLETSAVLQGFSLLGNPSAGLFQRSLPFALGLFGIAAVRELGHWLMAKRYRARLGPPIFLPAWQLGTFGAFTRLESFLANRSQLFDIGAVGAIAAGSVSLLVLVVGLALSPTAQGLEVPTLFFQGSILVGTIAKLFLGQQLQSEVVMVHPLVILGWLGLIMTALNLMPAGQLDGGRIVQAIYGSKTARRVTVITLLVLGLVAIVNPLALYWALVILLLQREVDQPSLDEITEPDDTRASLGLLLLFLMAATLIPMAPGLAGRLGIGG from the coding sequence ATGGTAATTACGGTAGGTCTATTGGCGGGAGCGATCGCCCTGTTGGCTTGGGGACTGTACCGCAACCTGCCCTACGGCAAATTGGGGATTGTGGCGTGGCTGCAAACCCTTGTCCTCATGCTCCCTTGGCTGGTTGTCTTTGGCAGTCTCAGCTTTGGCATTGGGCTTAACTTTGCGGCCGTTCTCTTTGGGCTAGTGTTCTCAATTGTGGCCTATGTTGTCCTGGGGCGCTGGTTGCGATCGCTGGCGGCCACCACAGACCTTCCTTTGCCCTCGGCTGTCTCCGGCCGCTCTGAGCTCGGTCCAGCCACTGGCGAAGCGGCTACCCCGACTGCGCCTACCGAGAAACCGACCTTGCCCGCCGAAGATTTGCAGGCGATTCAAAGCATCTTTAGTGTGGATACCTACTTTGCTACCGACTACCTTCCCTATAAAGGGGGCGTCATCTGTCCGGGGAATTTGCGGGGAGAGGCCAAGGCGGTCCATCAGCAGCTTACAGAACGCCTCCAGGCCGCTTTGCCCGATCGCTACCGCCTCTTTATGGTCCCCAATGGTGAAGGCAAGCCCATGGTGGTGATCTTGCCAATAGCCACTGAGCCAATTCGCTCTGGCAATCTTCAGAAGCTAGCGGCGGTGTTCTTGGCGGTGGCCACCCTGGGCACCTGTCTCGAGACCAGTGCCGTTTTGCAGGGCTTTAGTCTACTGGGGAATCCCAGCGCCGGACTCTTCCAGCGATCGCTCCCCTTTGCCCTCGGCCTCTTTGGCATTGCCGCCGTCCGGGAACTGGGTCACTGGCTGATGGCCAAACGCTATCGGGCCCGCTTGGGGCCACCGATCTTTTTGCCGGCTTGGCAGTTAGGGACCTTTGGAGCCTTCACCCGCCTGGAATCGTTCCTTGCCAACCGCAGTCAACTGTTTGATATTGGTGCTGTGGGGGCGATCGCCGCCGGCAGCGTTTCCCTGCTAGTGTTGGTAGTTGGCCTGGCTCTTTCGCCAACGGCTCAGGGCCTAGAGGTGCCGACCCTCTTTTTCCAAGGCTCGATTTTGGTGGGGACAATTGCCAAGCTCTTTTTGGGGCAGCAGTTGCAAAGCGAAGTGGTGATGGTGCATCCCTTGGTGATTCTGGGCTGGCTGGGGCTGATCATGACTGCTTTGAACTTAATGCCAGCGGGGCAACTGGATGGCGGTCGGATTGTCCAAGCCATTTACGGCAGCAAAACCGCCAGACGAGTTACGGTGATTACCCTCCTGGTCTTGGGATTGGTGGCAATTGTCAACCCCTTAGCCCTGTACTGGGCCCTGGTGATTCTCCTGTTGCAGCGAGAGGTGGATCAACCCAGTCTCGATGAAATAACAGAGCCCGATGATACCCGTGCCAGTTTGGGACTGCTGCTGTTGTTTCTGATGGCGGCAACCCTCATTCCAATGGCGCCGGGGCTGGCCGGTCGGTTGGGAATTGGAGGCTAA
- the htpG gene encoding molecular chaperone HtpG: MLEQGTISIHTENIFPIIKKWLYSDHEIFLRELVSNAVDAIQKLQILARAGEYQGDVEHPEVTITLDKENKKLAIADNGIGMTAEEVKKYITQVAFSSAEEFVQKYKGEGENAIIGHFGLGFYSAFMVAERVEIDTLSYREGAVPVHWTCDGSTEFTLADGQRTTVGTTVTLTLQDSELEYLEPARIRELVRKYCDFLPVPIKLEGEQINKQIAPWKSAPNSLSKEDYLEFYRYLYPFQEDPLLWVHLNTDYPFVVNGILYFPKLRPDIDVTKGQIKLYCNQVFVSDNCEEIIPRFLLPLRGVIDSSDIPLNVSRSFLQNDRTVRKIADYIAKKVGDRLKELYREDPAAYVRLWQDLGTFVKFGSINDEKFKKQVEDILIYRTTAELTSKGSDDVWAAEGGIQVDGKTYTTLKQYLERNQERQGKRVYYCTDEVNQATYVQLLKSEGIEVLFMDSFIDTHFVPWLERNYSNVQFLRVDAELDETLIDKSKESELIDPTTNKTRSEQIKALFESVLKKPKLTIRTEALKADAPPAMILLPESSRRMQEMMAMMQQQANVPLPEEHTLVVNTAHPLVQNLLRLNQGTIIQPSGTSETGALVEKLCQYIYDLALMSQRAFDANGMQQFTERASQVLTQLTAMATH; the protein is encoded by the coding sequence ATGTTGGAACAGGGAACCATTTCAATCCACACTGAGAACATTTTTCCAATCATTAAAAAGTGGCTCTACTCCGATCATGAGATTTTCCTGCGGGAACTGGTCTCTAACGCCGTCGATGCCATCCAAAAGCTGCAGATATTGGCTCGCGCCGGGGAATATCAGGGGGATGTCGAGCATCCAGAGGTAACCATCACCCTTGACAAAGAAAACAAAAAGTTAGCGATCGCCGACAACGGCATCGGCATGACCGCCGAGGAAGTGAAAAAGTATATTACCCAGGTGGCCTTTTCCAGTGCCGAGGAATTTGTGCAAAAGTACAAAGGGGAAGGGGAAAACGCCATCATTGGCCACTTTGGATTGGGCTTTTACTCCGCCTTTATGGTGGCTGAGCGTGTGGAAATTGATACCCTTTCCTACCGTGAGGGCGCCGTTCCTGTCCATTGGACCTGCGATGGTTCCACGGAATTTACCCTTGCCGATGGCCAGCGCACCACTGTGGGCACAACCGTTACCCTGACGCTTCAAGACAGTGAATTGGAGTATCTAGAGCCAGCCCGTATTCGGGAGTTGGTTCGCAAGTACTGTGACTTTTTACCCGTTCCCATTAAACTTGAAGGGGAGCAAATCAATAAACAAATTGCGCCGTGGAAGAGTGCCCCCAATAGCCTGAGCAAAGAGGACTATCTGGAGTTCTATCGCTACCTTTATCCCTTCCAAGAAGACCCCCTGCTATGGGTTCACCTCAATACCGACTACCCCTTCGTGGTGAATGGGATTCTCTACTTTCCCAAGCTGCGCCCCGATATTGATGTCACCAAGGGGCAAATTAAGCTCTACTGCAATCAAGTGTTTGTCAGCGACAACTGCGAAGAGATCATTCCCCGCTTTTTGCTGCCCCTGCGGGGCGTGATTGACAGTAGCGATATTCCCCTAAATGTGTCCCGCAGTTTCCTGCAAAACGATCGCACCGTTCGTAAAATTGCTGACTACATTGCCAAGAAGGTGGGCGATCGCCTCAAGGAGCTATATCGCGAAGACCCCGCTGCCTACGTGCGCCTATGGCAAGACCTTGGCACCTTCGTTAAATTTGGCTCCATCAACGATGAGAAGTTCAAAAAGCAGGTGGAGGACATTCTCATCTACCGCACCACTGCCGAATTGACCTCCAAAGGCAGCGACGACGTTTGGGCCGCTGAGGGGGGCATTCAAGTGGATGGCAAAACCTACACCACCCTCAAACAATACCTAGAGCGCAACCAGGAGCGCCAAGGCAAGCGCGTCTACTACTGCACCGATGAGGTGAATCAAGCCACCTATGTGCAACTGCTCAAGAGTGAAGGGATTGAAGTCCTCTTTATGGACAGTTTCATTGATACTCACTTTGTACCGTGGCTGGAGCGCAACTACAGCAATGTCCAGTTCCTGCGGGTGGATGCGGAGCTGGATGAAACCCTGATTGACAAGAGCAAAGAGAGCGAACTCATTGACCCCACCACCAACAAAACCCGCAGTGAGCAGATCAAGGCCCTCTTTGAGTCTGTGCTGAAAAAGCCAAAGCTGACAATCCGCACCGAAGCCCTCAAGGCCGATGCGCCGCCGGCGATGATCCTACTGCCTGAGAGCAGTCGGCGAATGCAGGAGATGATGGCAATGATGCAGCAGCAAGCCAATGTGCCGTTGCCGGAGGAGCATACCTTGGTTGTCAACACCGCCCATCCCTTGGTGCAAAATCTCCTTCGCCTCAACCAAGGAACGATTATTCAACCCAGCGGCACCTCAGAAACAGGGGCATTGGTGGAAAAGCTGTGTCAGTATATCTACGATTTGGCTTTGATGTCGCAACGGGCCTTTGATGCCAATGGTATGCAGCAATTTACAGAGCGGGCCAGTCAAGTTCTGACCCAACTGACGGCGATGGCCACGCACTAA